One window of the Pseudomonas lurida genome contains the following:
- a CDS encoding DUF1513 domain-containing protein, producing the protein MLRRQALAVGSVLLSALTLGGWTLFKGKDKGPLLLSARDDADGKHYAVGFRLDGKQVFATQVGQRCHDIINHPTLPIALFVARRPGTESYLIDLRDGALLQTITSNANRHFYGHAVIHKSGDWLYATENDTSDPGRGLLGVYRFQGERLVHSGEISTHGIGPHQVSWMPDGETLVVANGGIRTEAESRVEMNLNAMEPSLVLMHRDGSLISKETLGQQMNSVRHMGIASDGTILTGQQFMGPSQERSELLAIKRPGQPFVAFPVADEQLQAMGHYTASVAVHSELRLVALTAPRGNRFFIWDMDSGALRLDGPLPDCAGVGAVEDGFVVTSGQGRCRFYDCRQKQLVAKPLELPAGLWDNHLHLI; encoded by the coding sequence ATGCTCAGGCGACAGGCTTTGGCGGTTGGTAGCGTGCTGCTCAGCGCCCTCACATTGGGTGGCTGGACGCTGTTCAAAGGCAAAGACAAGGGGCCGCTGTTGCTGTCGGCGCGGGATGACGCGGACGGCAAGCACTACGCCGTGGGCTTTCGCCTGGATGGCAAGCAGGTGTTTGCCACCCAGGTCGGCCAGCGCTGCCACGACATCATCAACCACCCGACACTGCCGATCGCACTGTTTGTCGCCCGTCGCCCGGGCACCGAGAGTTACCTGATCGACCTGCGTGATGGCGCGCTGCTACAAACCATCACCTCCAATGCCAATCGTCACTTCTATGGCCACGCGGTCATTCACAAGAGCGGCGACTGGCTGTACGCCACCGAAAACGACACGTCCGACCCCGGCCGTGGCCTGCTCGGCGTGTACAGGTTCCAAGGCGAGCGGCTGGTGCACAGCGGCGAAATCTCCACCCACGGTATCGGCCCGCACCAGGTGTCGTGGATGCCCGATGGCGAAACCCTGGTGGTGGCCAACGGCGGCATTCGCACCGAAGCCGAAAGCCGCGTGGAGATGAACCTCAACGCCATGGAACCGAGCCTGGTGCTGATGCACCGCGACGGCAGCCTGATCAGCAAGGAAACCCTCGGCCAGCAAATGAACAGCGTGCGCCACATGGGGATTGCCAGTGATGGCACCATCCTCACCGGGCAGCAGTTCATGGGGCCGTCCCAAGAGCGTTCCGAATTGCTGGCGATCAAGCGGCCGGGACAACCGTTCGTGGCCTTCCCGGTGGCCGATGAGCAGTTGCAGGCCATGGGGCACTACACCGCCAGCGTTGCAGTGCACAGTGAACTGCGCCTGGTGGCGCTCACCGCACCGCGGGGCAACCGCTTCTTTATCTGGGACATGGACAGCGGTGCGCTGCGCCTGGATGGGCCGCTGCCGGACTGTGCGGGTGTGGGTGCCGTAGAGGATGGCTTTGTCGTGACGTCGGGCCAGGGTCGTTGCCGTTTCTACGATTGCCGCCAGAAACAACTGGTAGCAAAACCGTTGGAATTGCCCGCGGGGCTCTGGGACAACCATCTCCATCTGATCTGA
- a CDS encoding efflux RND transporter periplasmic adaptor subunit, whose protein sequence is MLRRRMLIMLGVVLLIVLLLGGYKAFSIYQQIQVFSTPKPPVSVAVATAAEQPWQLRLPSVGTLKALQGVNLSLEVAGTVKDVQFESGQKVRAGQPLVQLDSAVESALLETAQADLGLAQLDYGRGSQLVGSQAISKGEFDRLSAQLQKNKATVNQLKASLAKKHIVAPFSGTIGIRQVDVGDYLASGTVIATLQDISSLYVDFYIPEHAVPKVALGQAVQVEVSAYPGEQFSGSVSAINPKVENSTRNVLVRATLANPNGKLLPGMFTSLDVLLPNPAPQIVVPEGAITYTLYGNSVYAVAEKKTDGGEVEKDASGKPVLIAERRFVETGERRGGLVLVTKGLNAGEQVVSAGQLKLDNGTPIAISPDKNLPAGH, encoded by the coding sequence ATGCTGCGCCGTCGCATGCTGATCATGTTGGGTGTCGTCCTGCTCATTGTCCTGCTGCTGGGGGGCTATAAAGCCTTTTCCATCTATCAGCAGATTCAGGTGTTCTCTACACCCAAACCGCCGGTCAGCGTGGCCGTCGCGACGGCGGCTGAGCAGCCCTGGCAACTGCGCTTGCCTTCTGTGGGTACGCTCAAGGCGTTGCAAGGGGTCAACCTGAGCCTGGAGGTGGCCGGCACAGTCAAGGACGTGCAGTTCGAATCCGGCCAGAAGGTCAGGGCCGGGCAGCCCCTGGTGCAACTCGACAGCGCGGTGGAGAGCGCCCTGCTGGAAACCGCACAGGCCGATCTGGGCCTGGCCCAACTGGATTACGGTCGCGGCAGCCAACTGGTGGGTAGCCAGGCCATCTCCAAAGGCGAGTTCGACCGCCTCTCCGCGCAACTGCAAAAGAACAAGGCCACGGTCAATCAGCTCAAGGCCTCGCTGGCGAAAAAACACATCGTCGCGCCGTTCAGCGGCACCATCGGCATCCGCCAGGTGGACGTGGGTGACTACCTGGCCAGCGGCACAGTCATCGCCACCTTGCAGGACATCAGCAGCCTCTATGTCGACTTCTACATTCCCGAGCACGCGGTGCCGAAGGTCGCCCTCGGGCAGGCGGTACAGGTAGAAGTCTCGGCTTACCCTGGCGAGCAATTTTCCGGCAGCGTCAGTGCGATCAACCCCAAGGTCGAGAACAGCACACGCAATGTGCTGGTGCGCGCCACCCTGGCCAACCCGAATGGCAAGCTGTTGCCCGGCATGTTCACGAGCCTGGATGTGCTACTGCCCAATCCCGCTCCGCAGATCGTGGTGCCCGAAGGTGCGATTACCTACACCCTCTACGGCAACTCGGTGTACGCCGTGGCCGAGAAAAAAACCGACGGCGGTGAAGTGGAAAAGGATGCCAGTGGCAAACCCGTGCTGATCGCCGAACGACGATTCGTCGAGACGGGTGAGCGACGCGGTGGCCTGGTGCTGGTGACCAAAGGCTTGAACGCCGGCGAGCAGGTGGTCAGCGCCGGCCAGTTGAAACTGGACAACGGCACGCCCATTGCCATCAGCCCGGACAAAAACCTGCCGGCAGGGCACTGA